One Gemmatimonadota bacterium DNA window includes the following coding sequences:
- a CDS encoding winged helix-turn-helix transcriptional regulator, with translation MGTSISEPIAEQTLPPAYKGPRGAILVALKRAGALTARELSEQLGLSSNAIRHHLRELELEAVIGYRREQRGVGAPTYAWHLSAAGESLFPQRYKELLTEVLDRVAEQAGRQAVVSAFETRFSDLARKLQVELTDASPERRMDVVMRALVEGGYMAEWRDGEEGLRLTEHNCAIRALAERFPEICAAERRFLEEVLAAAVHRESHMLEGCPACEYRVQFPGAAPALTVLEGPARPAREEQA, from the coding sequence ATGGGAACCTCGATCTCCGAACCGATTGCCGAGCAGACGCTCCCGCCCGCCTACAAGGGGCCGCGGGGCGCCATCCTCGTGGCGCTCAAGCGCGCCGGGGCGCTGACGGCGCGGGAGCTGTCGGAGCAGCTGGGCCTGTCGTCCAACGCCATCCGCCACCACCTGCGGGAGCTGGAACTCGAGGCGGTGATCGGGTACCGGCGGGAGCAGCGCGGGGTCGGGGCGCCGACCTACGCCTGGCACCTGAGCGCCGCGGGCGAGTCGCTGTTCCCGCAGCGCTACAAGGAACTGCTCACCGAGGTGCTCGACCGGGTGGCGGAGCAGGCGGGCCGTCAGGCGGTGGTGAGCGCCTTCGAGACCCGGTTCAGCGACCTGGCCCGCAAGCTCCAGGTGGAGCTCACCGACGCCTCGCCGGAGCGGCGGATGGACGTGGTGATGCGGGCGCTGGTGGAGGGCGGGTACATGGCGGAGTGGCGGGACGGCGAGGAGGGGCTGCGCCTGACCGAGCACAACTGCGCCATCCGGGCCCTGGCCGAGCGCTTCCCCGAGATCTGCGCGGCGGAGCGGCGGTTCCTGGAGGAGGTCCTGGCGGCCGCGGTGCATCGCGAGTCGCACATGCTGGAGGGGTGCCCCGCCTGCGAGTACCGGGTGCAGTTCCCGGGCGCGGCGCCCGCACTGACGGTCCTGGAGGGGCCGGCCCGTCCGGCCCGTGAGGAGCAGGCATGA
- a CDS encoding peptide deformylase, translating into MTIHRIRMLGDPILRTRCEPIAKPQSAAVRVVVDDLRETLRDFQSRFGYGRGIAAPQIGAPVRIVYIEMEQPWPLINPEIVDVGNEDFTVWDDCFSFPNLLVRVSRAHHIKVRYQDLKGAWHLTELEGDRAELLQHEIDHLDGVLAVDRPHGLDPFCLREEWNRQHAHEGRFGEPEPRSESYATPLTGLL; encoded by the coding sequence ATGACCATTCACCGCATTCGCATGCTCGGCGACCCGATCCTGCGGACCCGCTGCGAGCCGATCGCCAAGCCGCAGTCGGCGGCCGTTCGCGTGGTGGTGGACGACCTGCGCGAGACGCTGCGCGACTTCCAGTCCCGCTTCGGCTACGGCCGCGGCATCGCCGCGCCGCAGATCGGCGCCCCGGTCCGGATCGTCTACATCGAGATGGAGCAGCCCTGGCCGCTCATCAATCCCGAGATCGTGGACGTGGGCAACGAGGACTTCACCGTGTGGGACGACTGCTTCTCGTTCCCCAACCTGCTGGTGCGGGTCTCGCGGGCGCACCACATCAAGGTGCGCTACCAGGACCTGAAGGGCGCCTGGCACCTGACCGAGCTCGAGGGCGACCGGGCCGAGCTGCTGCAGCACGAGATCGACCACCTCGACGGCGTGCTCGCCGTGGACCGGCCGCACGGGCTGGATCCCTTCTGCCTCCGCGAGGAGTGGAACCGCCAGCACGCCCACGAGGGCCGCTTCGGCGAGCCCGAGCCGCGTTCCGAGAGCTACGCCACGCCGCTGACCGGCCTGCTGTAG
- a CDS encoding transglycosylase SLT domain-containing protein: MSRLRGALGRWLLPALLLLVLLPAPPLRAQAVTDRYDPTFRKYSKRFFGIGFDWRLFKAQGMTESNLNPAATSWVGARGVMQLMPTTFTEVQSRNPDFTAIDHDEWNIAAGIYYDRRLWRLWLGDSVSADDHRHFMFASYNAGRVPILRARTLARTRALDPALWTSIAVVAPEVRGWRHQETLTYVQRIQANLDRMDARGRVVRRAAVP, encoded by the coding sequence CTCCCCGCCCTGCTGCTGCTGGTGCTGCTGCCGGCCCCGCCGCTCCGTGCCCAGGCGGTCACCGACCGCTACGACCCCACCTTCCGGAAGTACAGCAAGCGCTTCTTCGGCATCGGCTTCGACTGGCGCCTGTTCAAGGCTCAGGGGATGACCGAGAGCAACCTCAATCCCGCCGCCACCAGCTGGGTGGGCGCCCGCGGGGTGATGCAGCTGATGCCCACCACCTTCACCGAGGTGCAGTCGCGCAACCCGGACTTCACCGCCATCGATCACGACGAGTGGAACATCGCCGCCGGCATCTACTATGACCGCCGCCTCTGGCGCCTGTGGCTCGGCGATTCGGTGAGCGCCGACGATCACCGCCACTTCATGTTCGCCAGCTACAACGCCGGCCGGGTACCCATCCTGCGGGCCCGCACCCTGGCCCGCACCCGCGCGCTCGACCCGGCGCTGTGGACCAGCATCGCGGTGGTGGCCCCCGAAGTCCGTGGCTGGCGTCACCAGGAGACGCTCACCTACGTGCAGCGCATCCAGGCCAACCTCGACCGGATGGATGCCCGGGGCCGCGTGGTGCGTCGCGCCGCCGTGCCGTGA